Genomic DNA from Hyperolius riggenbachi isolate aHypRig1 chromosome 10, aHypRig1.pri, whole genome shotgun sequence:
accagtcacactttgcaatgtctctgttggcctgcacgcggggtgggACGCACCGCCAtcagcacatgcggtggcctccccgcgcccggtcagactgtcagtagcaggcttctgcgcgcaaaccgccgcgtcagacgcggcggtttctccacgttccGCGATGCCattcgcggaaacagccgccttatcctgtgtccatgcggcggcttttccacgtttcttCACAGTTTCCTTTATTTGAGAACCCTTTATTTACAGACTAAACAGGAGAAAGGACGTTACCTTGTATGAATTCTCTGGTGAATAAGAAGGTTTCCTTTGCgagcaaaacctttcccacattcTGGACATGTAAAAAGATACTcccctgtgtgaattctctggtgttCATGAAGGCTTCCTATCTAactgaagcatttcccacactctgaacttgAAAATGGCAGATCGTCTCtgtgaattctctggtgtctgccaagGTCTCCTTTAACAGTGAAAGttttctcacactctgaacatgaaaaaagcTTAGCGCCTCAATGCCTCCTCTGGTGTGAGAAACCTTTTCCGCACACTGAACAAGAAAAAGGACGCTCTCTGGTGTGTACGAAAGTTACCTTTATGAGAGAAGCCTTTCTCACATTCTTGACAGGTAAAAAGATACTcccctgtgtgagttctctggtgTACATGAAGGTTTACTATCTGAGTGAaccgtttcccacactctgaacatgcaaACGGTTGCATGTCTTTGTGAATTCTTTGGTTCTCTTTTTGAGTGAgatttttcccacactctgagtttGAAACAGGAagctcacctgtgtgaattctctggtgtaTAAAAAGGGCTCCTTTCTGACTGAAACCTTTCCCACATTGCAAGCATGAAAAAGGATGTGTGCAGAGTTGCGCTGAGAGATTTGCTTTatgagcaaaacctttcccgctctctgaacatgaaaaagggagCTCACccatgtgacttctctgatgtgtaTGAAGATCCCCTCGACACATTAAACCTTTCTCACGCTCTGAACATGGAAAAAGATCCTCAACAGAGTGATTTTCCGGGTGAGTTTGTAGGTTTTCTATATGAGCAATACGTTTTCCACTCTCTGGATAAAAAAAAGGGTGTTCACTTGAGTTGCTTGTTGGATGggtaaaaatacatttctcatcaCTTCTCTCCCAAACAAGCAATGATGTATCAGAATTAAGTTCTTCAGGATTAGGCTGATCCCTTGCTCAATCAGTACTGTGAGATCTTGGAGTTACAGCATGCGATTGGTCAGAAAATTCCTCAGGATTACGGGAATCCCTTGATATATTTGCACTGTGTCCTGTCCCATCTACATTTCCAGTTTCAGTTTTGAGGTCTCCTGGAGAAAACTGTGTGATGTCATTATCTTCTGCTGCATTATCTGGTGAAGGAATTAGATGTTCTTCTGAAGGGTTCCTGACATTGTGTCCATCTGCTAGGGAAAGGAACATTTAGCACATGAGGGCCTTGATTCACGAAACAGCACTGCTGCACCAGCACAAGTTAAAAACAACTTAGGAGCGGTATGCACGTTACGCATGGTTGTGCTATGTAGCACGTGGCCCCTAGTTACGTGCATTGTTTACTAGCAATGCACACTCCTTTAAACGCTGGGTGCTGCTGTGAACTTTCGCAACCACTATACTTCACTAGCACAGCCActtctatgttaattaacatgtaGTGGCCGCACTATTGAAGTATCACAGTCGTGATACTTCACAGCAGCACCCGGCAATTAAAGGAGCATGCGTTGCTATGTAAACAACGCGCATAACTAGGGGCTGCATGCTACGTAGCGTGCATACCGCTCCTAAGTTGTTTTTACCGTGTGCTGCTGTAACAGCACTGTTTAGTAAATCAAGGCCAAGGTCACAGTGTAGATGTACTGATGACAGTTATAGCGATGATCAAGGATGGTCCGTCTTACCCGTCGATGTGaagggcggctgattctccatcatgatgTCCTTGTAGAGGTCTTTGTGTTCTTCTATgtactgccactcctccatggagaaatagttagTAACACCCTGATACCTTATAGGAACCTGAGACACACATTGAAAAGAGTTAAcatccagacacgccccttgttgtTAGTGGATAATGTTCTGTTATTCCCAGCAATGCTTACCTCTTCCATTAGGAGCTCAGTCATCTTCATGGTGACTTCTAGAATCTTCTGCCTGTTGTGTCTCTCAGATATCAGGGAGAGAGGTGGGGGCACCGTGATAGTCACATGACCACCAGGCTTCACATGGAAACAAATCTGTAAGACCAGGAGTCATTTTAGGTGACTTCCAGAATGCTATACAACTGCAAACTTTGGAGGTGCAAGAAAAGTAAAACTATAACTCACTAGGCAGGCTGATTTGACATCATTTAACCTACCAGAATCCTCCTTACCTCTCAAATTAAGTCTATATTCTCCAGTGACCTCAGCCATTAAAGGACAAGAAAGGTGAACAAGGGAGTTGACATCAAGAGGTTATAGGGTAGATCAAGGGTGCATAGCCCCTAGAGGGGGGATGACCTCAGTTTTTTGAGGTGGGTTAGTTAGGTAGGATGCAATGGAGGTCACATGGAAGTTAGGAGGATGGATGAGGGAAAGGTGAGTGTCAGGAGAGATGAATCACAAGAGGGGTCCAATGAAAGATGAACGATAGATGGGCAGATGAAGATTAGGAATGGTTCCTGGGGAGtagacataaataaaaagtaaacgaGGGTCAGGCCTGGTGACATTACGAGGTGGAGTTTCAGGGCTACCCATGGATAGGTAGACGAaggtcagtaaaggtgacatGCATGTTTTGATGTATAAAAGAAGGCTTGGATTCCAGGTTAGTACCAGGTGAGGTAACATTGGAGGTTGGATAGTAGATGCGGGCTGGGCGGGTAAAGAAGGGTCGGGGAGAAGTCATGGGATGgaaagaaaagtgatggaaaggttGGAAAGTGAGGCCAGGATAGATGACATGGTAGGGGCAGGAAGGAATCAGAGGTTGCTGTAGGTAACATGGTGGGGGCTGGGCGGATTGATGAAGATGGGTTGATTGGTGATGGTCATGAGAGGGGGCATAGTGGGCTGGATGATGGGCTGATAGctagatggtggtggtggtggagggggtcAAGAAAAGTGATATTGGGTGGAAGTTTTCATGACAGCTGGGCAGATGTGGGTCAGAGCACAGATGAGGggtaggggggaaggggggttgagGTTCAGTAGTAGTGGCATGGGAGTTGGGAGGATAGGTAAGTCGTGGGTAGGTAAGGATGATGATTTGTGACATGGGGAGGGAAAGGAGATGAACAAGAGATGAAAGGTGGACATGTGGAGTTTAGGCAAGGTACAATTAGGAGGGGGAGAATAAGACTTAAGTGGATAGGTaagggtcaggagaggtgacatgggGTGTAAGAATACATAAGAGGTGGATGGGTGAAGGTGAGGAGTTTTGAAATGTGGGTGAGAGTATAGATGAAGGGTTAGGTGGAGGTCATTAAAAGTGACATCACATGACCTTCCCAAAATCTCTCTCACCTCTCCAGTCTGTTGTGTGTTTTATTAAGACACCTGGCCAGAGGCAAGGATAACATAGGTAAGCTTAGATGTATGTTTATGACAGATCCACATACCTTTGTGTATTGCTTGTTCCTCTACTCATTCCCCCCAGTCCCCCATAATCATGGAAAATGTGACTTCTGTGCACAGGACTAGACAAGGCACAgagatatgtggatccagcatgaacatacctctgtgcttatctTAGGCAGCCTTGCCCAGGTCCAGTACGAGACATAAGAGTAATGTCATGTTACCTCCAAAAAATCCTACTCACCTTTCTGGTGCATTTTATTAAATTAGATAAGAGAGACAACATGTGACCCTCCCAGaaccctcctcacctctccggtcagcaggtagatgatctccagggtgaggttcaatatcctctcagtcatgtgagTGGGCTCCTCCTCCGTTATCAGTGATAAGGTCATGTGATCTATACAGGCCTCCTCTCGCTGTAAATTATACAAACTGATAGTcatctgcaatgtagaactctagGCTGGATTATAATAATAGTCGTTTAAGGTTTGAGCTGGGTGCTTAAAGTGCATGAACAATTTTCAAAGGTTTTTTTCTTCCTAAGCTTTCCGTATTCCCTCCATTAACTTCATAAATGTAAACAGTTTATTCTATAGTCTAAGACTGCCTGCATTACCTCAAAAGGGCTCAGCTAAATCCTTCTGGAAGGGTCACCAGTCCTCTCCAATGCTCCAAGATCCCCTCTACCATTGACTGCTCCCATGTTTCTCTTGTCCCGGTTATTGATTGTGTGGAAATGTCCCATCTTCCACTCATCCTTATAGAATGTTAAAGAGACCAAACTATGCATAAGGAACACAACTACACAAATTGCTGCAATTTATGATGGGAAACCACTGTTTAATATGCATGAAATTGAATTCATAAGAGGCCTTCTCTGGTGTACATTGACACACCCCTTTACTTGCACCCCATCACACTGATTCTGTGCAAATGTGCGTTTGCAAATGTAATGCGTTTAAAATTAAGACAGGCGGTCTGCTTATTTGTGCATGGAATAGGAACgtggaaaatttgcataaaaatgtgtccGTTGCAGGAAAATTTACAGATACAGAGCAATGTATCTACTTTtcaatgtacagtgtgtataagCCGTGTTCTAAGCTTTATCAGTATTCAGGAatcagtctgaagaaggcttcttagctgaaagcttactgcttttcttccaagttagccaataaatggtatcatcctgattcaaaacatcttgctttcCTCTGGTGATACCAATGGTCATGTATTTTATGCACTTTCAATCATGCACTTGATAAAGGGCTCCAGCACTTTTAATCTTATAGTCGTAGAGACATCTTGCACCCGTTTATTATCATATTATATACAGGGACACCTTGTACCcttttattatattatatataaatcTCTCTTAGCAAATataatacagtgatgtgaaaaactatttgcccctttcctGACTTCTTATTcgattgcatgtttgtcacacttaaatgtttctgcttatcaaaaaccgttaactattagtcaaagataacataattgaacacaaaatgcagttttaaatgatggtttttattatttagtgagaaaaaaaactcaaaatctacatggccctgtgtgaaaaagtgattgcccccccttgttaaaaaataacttaaaggtggtttatcacacctgagttcaatttctgtagtcacccccaggcctgattactgccacacctgtttcaatcaagaaatcacttaaataggagctatctgacacagagaagtagacccaaagcacctcaaaagctagacatcatgccaagatccaaagaaattcaggaacaaatgagaacaaaagtaattgagatctatcagtctggtaaaggttataaagccatttctaaagctttgggactccagcgaaccacagtgagagccattatccacaaatggcaaaaacatggaatagtgatgaaccttcccaggagtggccggccgaccaaaattaccccaagagcacagagaaaactcatccgagaggccacaaaagaccccaggacaacatctaaagaactgcaggcctcacttgcctcaattaaccaccctggcgttctgattaaatcgccagggtggctgcgggagggttttttttaaataaaaaaaaaactatttcatgcagccaactgaaagttggctgcatgaaagcccactagagggcgctccggaggcgatcttccgatcgcctccggcgcccagaataaacaaggaaggccgcaatgagcggccttccttgttttgcttatatcgtcgccatagcgacgagcggagtgacgtcatcgacgtcagccgacgtcgtgacgtcagccgcctccgatccagcccttagcgctggccggaactttttgttccggctacgctgggctcaggcggctggggggaccctctttcgccgctgctcgcggcgaatcgccgcagagcggcggcgatcaggcagcacacgcggctggcaaagtgccggctgcgtgtgctgctttttatttcattaaaatcggcccagcagggcctgagcggcagccgctggcggtgttggacgagctgagctcgtccagaccgctcagctggttaaggtcattgttcacgactccaccataagaaagagactgggcaaaaacggcctgcatggcagatatccaaggagcaaaccacttttaagcaaaaagaacattaaggctcgtctcaattttgctaaaaaaacatctcaataattgccaagacttttgggaaaataccttgttgaccgacgagacaaaagtttaactttttggaaggtgcttgtccggttacatctggcgtagaagtaacacagcatttcagcaaaagaacatcataccaacagtaaaatatggtggtggtagtgtgatggtctggggttgttttgctgcttcaggacctggaaggcttgctgtgatagatggaaccatgaattctactgtctaccaaaaaatcctgaaggagaatgtccggccatctgttcatcaactcaagctgaagcaatcttgggtgctgcagcaggacaatgacccaaaacacaccagaaagaaaatccacctctgaatggctgaagaaaaacaaaatgaaaactttggagtggcctagtcaaagtcctgacatgaatcctattgagatgttgtggcatgaccttaaaaaggcggttcatgctagaaaaccctcaaataaagctgaattacaacaattctgcaaagatgagtgggccaaaattcctccagagcgctgtaaaagactcgtaagttttcgcaaatgcttgattgcagttattgctgctaagggtggcccaactagttattaggttcagggggcaatttctttttcacacagggccatgtacgttttgagtttttattctcactaaataataaaaaccatcatttaaaactgcattttgtgttcatttatgttatctttgactaatagttaacgtttttgatgagcagaaacatttaagtgtgacaaacatgcaaaagaataagaaatcaggaagggggcaaatagttcacTGTAACTGGTTCTTCCTTGGTTTACAGTATGGAAAAGGAAATTCAGACTATGTCTGTGTGGTTTTAATCGATATATACAAATCATAATGCCATATACATTGAATGTGAGTTGAGCAATTATGTATTTGATTTTAGgtttatctgttttattgacctgaggaagtgggaacaaggacccatgaaatgcgttgtcaaCAGTATACCCGTGTTTTGAACATTAAAGATTCGTTTTTGCAATTGACTTGTGTGAGTCATCATAGGAGGTAAAGTCCAGGAGGATCAGGGATACCAATCGGGAATGGTTAATTTCCTGCACAtacatacggtggttgcaggattgCAACCCATTTTTATGAGTATCCACTACCCATTATTCTGCTCTATACTCCTCACCCAATGATACTATACATTAGGCTCCTGGTTTCCCTTCACACCTCAGGCACTGGGACTTTCTCTCTCCTTGACTGAGAGGAATCTTTGTAACCTGATCTGCAAACATACTCCTGCATCTTGCTACTTGTCATGTCTCCTCACTATATTTGACCACTGTGGTCATTGTGCACCAACTTATTCGTAAAGAACagcgatctgcaaacttggcccttCATTTGgtaaagatgtacagaggcgccaaaaggataaaattcgtAAAATTCGCTAAAATCGTTTAAAAATtcagggaggcggtggtggaccaaccaacccaaaacagacacaatgctgttaattgaggtagtaacaatttattcacatactcctagaaacaactggcaacgcgtttcgcaggcataacccaacttcatcaggcaataaacaacaggagtatcacacagccagGGGTCCAATATAAGCTTAGCACCCCCTGAATTTTTAAACGATTTTAgcgaattttatccttttggtgcctccctggtggaggggtgtcacaCCCTCTTCTTtctcctatccacagagagcgacatcttagtcctgagtggagaCAGGCCTAAACTCCTCACGCgcctctacagtggttgccttagtggtaaccctggtttgtaagtataaatacttacgATTCATATATTCTCCTCTTTTCCAACACAtaatacactatattgggctctcggttttctgtttATAAACTTGGCTCTTCAGCTGTTAATGAACTcaaagtcccataatgcattgcaggagtctgacagccacagtcatgattcgtaaaggcaaatgcattgtggaacttgtagtttcttaacagctggagagccaagtttgcagatcactggtttaGAAGAATACAATTAAAGTAAAAGATATGGTTATGATCCAGTTCTATATAAtgactgaagaagaaacttaaagttttgaaagcttgcaataaccTATGTACAGTTAGTCTTTAAAAGGAAAGTCAgagattaataaaaataaaaaatctacttacctggggcttcctccagcccctggcagccgtcctgtaccctcgccacagctccagtggctcccggtcccctctggtgcagatgccgacctcaccacgTCAGCATCttactgcgctccagcgtgcggctcacggagtcacactgacgtcatctggaATGTATAGTCAGTGCAACTCCCGTGTGCCACACACAcagtagcatagctcccaactgtccctttttcggagggacagtccctttttgggagccctgtccctctttcaccctcatttgtccctctttcaggactttgtccctctttctatgtaaatatatatatatttctatactaaaaatgtgtttgactctaaacgttattcccaacctttaaattgatatattactaattttaaaatgtgaatataaaggaaaatgaaccaggatagaaaaaaaCAGTGTGGTTtggattataaaacaacatatgtttcttatgaaatctttatggtatgcgtgactagaggtgtggtgagggtgtggccaggggtgtggcaggggcctggcttaaccaccctggcgttctgattaaatcgccagggtggctgagggagggttttttttaaataaaaaaaaaactatttcatgcagccaactaaaagttggctgcatgaaagcccactagagggcgctccggaggcgatcttccgatcgcctccggcgcccagaataaacaaggaaggccgcaatgagcggccttccttgttttgcttatatcgtcgccatagcgacgagcggagtgacgtcatcgacgtcagccgacgtcctgacgtcagccgcctccgatccagcccttagcgctggccggaactttttgttccggctacgctgggctcaggcggctggggggaccctctttcgccgctgctcgcggcgaatcgccgcagagcggcggcgatcaggcagcacacgcggctggcaaagtgccggctgcgtgtgctgctttttatttcattaaaatcggcccagcagggcctgagcggcagccgctggcggtgttggacgagctgagctcgtccaaaccgctcagctggttaagtgtcccttttcctcatctcaaaaagttgggaggtatgcagtagAAAAGGGACCTCCCATATATTACAGCACCACTCCATGGTATATTCCAAAATATCACAAAGTTTATTAGAGTACAAAATAGACAATTGGTTGAACACtcatgattaaaaacaattaaaaatgaaTAACACTCTCCATAGGGCAAATAGAGATAGATAATAAATATATAATGTCATATAGAATCACCTGGTACTGCTCAAAATACAGCAAGACACAGGTTAtgcatgaacccgggttcaagaaTAAAGTGctaaatgtaacgattggtgtcagcaacacagatttttctgattattggtgatctgcagtatcaccaataatactgatgctatacctgatcatgtggtgatctgtagaatcaccaataatactagtatagctagacacaggacaaccaatgtggaattgtgttttggtgcaacagtaatgaggagaggcgatctcccaaggagcgggagattcagacaatactgcagccaagaattccctgaggggcagggaattcagactgcactgcagccagtggacacctgaggagcaggaaccactgactgtgTTGCCAGGATAatctcctgagaagcaggtgattaaagaccacactacagccaaggatcccctgaggagcaggggattcagactgtattgcagccagtggaagcctgagaagcagggaccactgactgagctgcaGGGGTGATCACCCGTGGTGCGGGTGCTTAAGCCTCTACTGCAGCTAGACACTTGAGAAGCAAGTGTTGCAGATGGTGCTGTAAAGGCTGATCACCTAGGGAGTAGGTGACAGCTCTTAGGAATACCTCACTAATGGCTAGACCCACTAGTGAgggcaggaaggtcagacaaccaGGGtcagcaacgtacggacagataaggtacaaagatagaaggctgattcagtgttaaggttcaggcagtgtcggcaacagtaatcagataggcaaaagtaccgaatcagcaaacaggagagtagtcagagaagcagaagatcataacagataaacagtagcaatatagcaatatcctagtctaggtgtgaagtccttggtttcaacagaaGAACAgagaagcgtgcaccttccgtcctatgATTTATTTCCACATTGTGACATATTGTGATGTATTGACACTGAGGTGCACAAAAAGTATTTTACAGAAACAAAGCCTGCTAGTGGCAGAGTGCAAGGGTATCTTACATGTCCTGGAACAAGTGGGTCACATcattggaggtgggtggtgggcattagggtggcttggcgacggccgtttcgcgtctcctgacgcttggtcacgctgcgtaccactaactaaaagtccttggtttcaacacctgggatctagactaaagtatagtacacagatatcacaatgcaattagtactttaagctatcaacggaaactggctaagtgtgaattcctagctccagctggttctaacacactgtaggatctgactagggtctgagcgctagcacgttagcgtttgcaacagcagacaaccagcaactgacaggcaggtcctatatatactcagagcgctccacagcgctgccccagtcactcagccaatccggagcactgctggagtcagctgaccggctgatcagctgactacccttttacttgcataaaggtcctgtcgcctggcgcgcgcagctctcaatctatgtgcactagaaggaccaggcaaagcagcagcatgtagctgcgtggcaggggccgccggctggaacgcggagatagccgccatgccgcttgcccatgcggcggcatctccgctattctttacaCTAAACAGTGAACAACATACAAAGTGCATATTGCAGTGAACAAACACAGGAAAAATGGCCATCTATTTTAAATGATGCTGGTGGTGGCTGGCGAAGGTATCGGAGCAGATATATACATCACCCGAGTTGGAGTAGACCAGGGAGCCCTCAGGAGAGTGTGGATGCCTCAGTAGTCAGGGTGGGGAAGTCCCATGTGCCACACGCTGGAGCGCAGCAGGCATTTtgtaccggaggggaccccgggccactggcagggagcggagctgcggtgagggcaca
This window encodes:
- the LOC137536988 gene encoding gastrula zinc finger protein XlCGF57.1-like is translated as MCRGDLHTHQRSHMGELPFSCSESGKGFAHKANLSAQLCTHPFSCLQCGKGFSQKGALFIHQRIHTGELPVSNSECGKNLTQKENQRIHKDMQPFACSECGKRFTQIVNLHVHQRTHTGEYLFTCQECEKGFSHKECEKTFTVKGDLGRHQRIHRDDLPFSSSECGKCFS
- the LOC137536990 gene encoding gastrula zinc finger protein XlCGF66.1-like; translated protein: MTLSLITEEEPTHMTERILNLTLEIIYLLTGEICFHVKPGGHVTITVPPPLSLISERHNRQKILEVTMKMTELLMEEVPIRYQGVTNYFSMEEWQYIEEHKDLYKDIMMENQPPFTSTADGHNVRNPSEEHLIPSPDNAAEDNDITQFSPGDLKTETGNVDGTGHSANISRDSRNPEEFSDQSHAVTPRSHSTD